From a region of the Pleuronectes platessa chromosome 22, fPlePla1.1, whole genome shotgun sequence genome:
- the chrm2a gene encoding muscarinic acetylcholine receptor M2a, with amino-acid sequence MDVFNFTYWNASEGLGLDNETEVVAASESAYKTVEVVFIVLVAGSLSLVTVIGNILVMLSIKVNRNLQTVNNYFLFSLACADLIIGLCSMNLYTVYIVIGYWPLGPVVCDLWLALDYVVSNASVMNLLIISFDRYFCVTKPLSYPVKRTTKMAGMMIAGAWVLSFVLWAPAILFWQFIVGGRTVPERECYIQFFSNAAVTFGTAIAAFYLPVIIMIQLYWQISRASKSRVKKDTRKPSGATTEPLSPGQRRNNTPKPNNNNVPGEVAVRSQIQNSDAGAHEHDGKLQNGKGPSSNAEGEPEGDEGARENCAPGEEKESSNDSTSGSAAASNQREEEVVPSTANSSLETSQPPTRQRAKAGASKLTCIKIKTKSPKSDCYTASNATVEIVPASERQNHVARKIVKMTKQPPKKKKAPPSREKKVTRTIMAILVAFVATWTPYNVMVLINTFCSSCIPNTMWTIGYWLCYINSTINPACYALCNATFKKTFKHLLLCQYKNIRSAR; translated from the coding sequence ATGGATGTATTCAACTTCACCTACTGGAATGCCTccgaagggttagggttagacaatGAAACAGAAGTCGTGGCCGCGAGCGAGAGCGCCTACAAGACCGTGGAAGTGGTGTTCATCGTGCTGGTGGCCGGCTCCCTCAGCCTGGTCACGGTCATTGGAAATATCCTGGTCATGCTTTCCATCAAAGTCAACCGGAACTTACAGACGGTCAACAACTACTTTTTGTTCAGCCTCGCGTGCGCTGACCTAATTATCGGACTGTGCTccatgaacttgtacacagtCTACATAGTGATAGGCTACTGGCCCCTGGGGCCCGTGGTGTGTGATCTGTGGTTGGCCTTGGACTATGTTGTCAGCAACGCGTCTGTCATGAATCTCCTCATCATAAGCTTTGACAGATATTTCTGTGTCACCAAGCCCCTGAGCTACCCGGTCAAAAGGACCACCAAGATGGCAGGGATGATGATCGCTGGAGCCTGGGTCCTGTCCTTTGTCCTCTGGGCGCCCGCCATTCTCTTCTGGCAGTTCATTGTCGGCGGGAGGACGGTTCCGGAGAGAGAGTGCTACATCCAGTTCTTCTCCAACGCCGCCGTCACGTTCGGCACCGCCATCGCCGCCTTTTACCTGCCGGTCATCATCATGATTCAGCTCTACTGGCAGATCTCCAGGGCGAGCAAGAGTCGCGTGAAGAAGGATACCCGCAAGCCGTCAGGAGCCACCACCGAACCCCTGTCACCTGGCCAGAGGAGGAACAACACGCCaaaacccaacaacaacaacgtgcCAGGCGAGGTGGCGGTGCGTTCCCAGATCCAAAACTCTGACGCTGGGGCCCACGAGCATGATGGGAAACTGCAAAATGGTAAAGGACCCTCCTCAAATGCCGAGGGAGAACCCGAAGGAGATGAAGGGGCAAGAGAGAATTGTGCTCctggagaagagaaggagagctcCAACGACTCCACATCCGGGAGCGCGGCCGCGTCCAatcagagggaagaggaggtggtgCCGTCCACAGCCAACTCCAGCCTCGAGACGAGCCAACCGCCCACACGTCAGCGAGCCAAGGCCGGGGCGTCCAAGCTGACCTGCATCAAGATCAAGACCAAATCCCCCAAGAGCGACTGCTACACGGCGTCCAACGCCACCGTCGAGATCGTGCCGGCCTCCGAGCGGCAGAACCACGTGGCGCGGAAGATCGTGAAGATGACGAAGCAGCCtcccaagaagaagaaggcgcCGCCGTCCCGGGAGAAAAAAGTGACCCGCACCATCATGGCCATCCTGGTCGCCTTCGTAGCCACCTGGACTCCTTACAATGTGATGGTGCTCATCAACACCTTCTGCTCCAGCTGCATCCCCAACACAATGTGGACTATCGGCTACTGGCTGTGCTACATCAACAGCACCATCAACCCGGCCTGCTACGCTCTGTGCAACGCCACGTTCAAGAAGACATTcaaacacctcctcctctgccaaTACAAGAATATTAGGTCCGCCAGATAA
- the ptn gene encoding pleiotrophin → MNGQKQWTRVAVMALLVLTVMAAEGGKAEKQGKKERKSDCGEWQWSVCVANEGDCGLGTREGTRTGTDCKQTIKTQRCKIPCNWKKKFGGECKYDFQAWGECDLATGKKNRTGVLKRALMDATCATTVTASKPCGKIPKTKLQGEQGGGGEGSLGRDTLSPSAAAGFESR, encoded by the exons ATGAATGGACAGAAGCAGTGGACGCGGGTGGCGGTGATGGCTCTCCTGGTGCTGACGGTGATGGCCGCCGAAGGAGGCAAAGCAGAGAAACAAG GGAAGAAGGAGCGCAAGTCGGACTGTGGCGAGTGGCAGTGGAGTGTGTGCGTGGCCAACGAGGGGGACTGCGGACTCGGCACCAGGGAGGGAACCCGCACCGGCACCGACTGCAAGCAGACCATCAAGACCCAGCGCTGCAAGATCCCCTGCAACTGGAAGAAGAAGTTCGGAG GGGAATGCAAGTACGACTTCCAGGCGTGGGGGGAGTGCGACCTGGCGACGGGCAAGAAGAACCGGACGGGCGTGCTGAAGAGGGCGCTGATGGACGCCACCTGCGCCACCACCGTCACGGCCTCCAAGCCCTGTGGGAAGATCCCCAAGACCAAGCTGCAAggtgagcaggggggggggggtgagggatcACTGGGTAGAGACACGTTGAGTCCATCAGCGGCAGCAGGGTTCGAGTCCCGCTGA